One Deltaproteobacteria bacterium genomic window, GATCTCCAGGTTCAGGTTCTTCAGGTTGTTCTGAGAAGCGCCCAGGACCCGTATAGCGCCATATCTTGTTTTCCTTGATTTTTGCATAAACAATCTTGATTCCGCCCGGATGAAGAACCTCATCAGGGGTCATTGCGAAAAGAAGTAGGTGGTTCCTATAAAAAATGGCTCCCGTGGGGAGTCCTCTCCATGATAGGGACAAATCCTTTCGCCTGCAACCGCAAAGGAGATGGTTTGCCGGACTGCCGGGATGATTGAATCCAGTCCGGAGAAGAGCAAAGGGCAGGAAGATTATTGAGGGTTTCCGGGAAGAAGCGGAATTGTATTTACCCGGACATGGGGTATGAAGGGACCCGGTTTGAATAACGGGATGGGCAAGGTCTTTATCAGATTCCCTCGTAACATTCAGGGTGGGTTTCACCGTAAAGGATGTATGCCATGAGGGTCCTGAAAAGATCGTGCTTCAGCCGGTGGTCCGGGTAAAGGTCCGCCGAGATGATATCCCCACAGGGATAGATGTGCCATCTGCTGAACCTGCCTGATGATTTTATCCTGTCCATATAACCGACTCGTCCCCTGAGGCCGTCCCTGAACTGGAGGATGAAAGAGCAGGTCAATTCATCGCCTGGCGAAAACCCGTCGGATTGGAAATCCTTGAATTCTGTGCGGACCGGACGGATCCAGTGGAGCCCTTCTCCCTTGCCCACGGCGATGCCGAGATCGGGGAAGTGCCGGTCGAATATGGGAAAATCTTCCACCACATAAAGGATCCCTGACCCGGAGCGCTCGGTCTGTCTCGATGTTTGGAGCTTTCCCTTGAATCCTGCAAGGATCCGTTGCCTTCGGGAAACCCGGGAACCATCCCCTTCACGGAGGGCTCCCCGGCCGGCCCTCCCTTTATCCGGGGCCAGGGGAAGGGTGATCGTTCGGGGACAGTTCGAGATCTTTTGGTAAAGATCAAAGGGCTTTTCCAGGATGACACCCGGGATGCTCTTGTCCTGGTTCCAAAAATGGTAAGCTATTTCTTCTCTTAATAGATGTTTCAGGTTTACTGGATTCATGGTTTAACTTGAATTAACCTCGCCTGATGTATTGTTTGTCGGCGGTCCCGAGGGGTCGAAACCTAAATGGACGATCGCCGATTGATATCAGCCTTTGAATTAGAAGCTTCAGCCGGGAAAGATGCAAGGTTCACGCCATAAAGGGTTTGTTTGTAACTTATTGATATTTCGCCTGAAAATTTTCAAGGAAAAGTGCCTATGGCTCGTTTCGGCCTTGTTGTGCCATGGGCGGCTTACACCCTCCAGGGGGTCGGAATAATGATTCGCAAGGAATCTTGGAGGGTTATTGGATGGGGGAAAAATATGCAGGCATAGGGGCGATTTTTCCCGGGTTGCTGAATTGAAATTGCGGCACAAAGAGATTTCCGGATGGAATTCATTTTTTTACCAGTGTCTCCTTCCCGGCGCCCGATGCATTTCGATTGAAAGAATCAAAGACGTATATGGCGAGACCCGTCCATATGCATCCGAAAGTGATATAGTTTGCCAGGGTGAAAGGTTCTCCGTATCTGAAAACAGCCAAAAGGAACATAAGGCTTGGGGCAAGGTATTGTAATAGACCCATAGTCGAATACCGAAGCCGCCGTGATGCCATGGTGAACCAAACCAGTGGGAATGTGGTCACAGCCCCTGCCAGGAAGAGCAGCACGGTCGTTTTGGTGTCAACGGTTCCAAAGGCAAGGGTTCCTGTTGTTTCAAGGTGGATAAGGTAAGCAAGGGCAATAGGACAAACCAGAGCAGTTTCCACAAAAAGGCCGTTCACCGCTTCTATCCTCACCGTCTTTCGCAATAGCCCGTAGGTGCCGAAGCTGAATGCCAGCACCAGAGCGATCCAGGGAAACCTGCCATATTGAATGGTGATGTTCGCGGTCCCTGCCGTTGCAAGCAGGACGGCCACCACCTGAAGGGGACGGAGCCTCTCCTTTAGAAACAGTACGCCCAACAACACGTTTACCAGGGGGTTGATGTAGTACCCAAGACTGGCCTGAAGGAGCCTCCCCGTGTTGACTGCGTAAATAAAAACAAGCCAATTCGTGGTC contains:
- the rarD gene encoding EamA family transporter RarD; translated protein: MRVVTASKQQNVGVICALGAYAFWGLVPIYFKSVGHVSSLEILSHRVIWSVPLTALLITLANDWHGLRKSLSLKGVWRTLSVTALLVTTNWLVFIYAVNTGRLLQASLGYYINPLVNVLLGVLFLKERLRPLQVVAVLLATAGTANITIQYGRFPWIALVLAFSFGTYGLLRKTVRIEAVNGLFVETALVCPIALAYLIHLETTGTLAFGTVDTKTTVLLFLAGAVTTFPLVWFTMASRRLRYSTMGLLQYLAPSLMFLLAVFRYGEPFTLANYITFGCIWTGLAIYVFDSFNRNASGAGKETLVKK